GCGGATGTTATCCGGAAACACCACCTCGTAGGTCAGGGTCTGGCTGCCGGCCTCCTTGATATTGCTGGTATTGGCCACGATCCGAATCTTGCTGCGGTCCAGCTTACGCAGCTCGTTCCGGGGACCCTTGATGACCAGATCCACGGTGGTATCATAGCCCGACAGCAGCATCAGGCCACGATCTGCCAGTGTGGTATCCTCGCCGGAGAATTCCACCGGCACATTTTTCACCTTCAGCGTCACCTCCGGCGAGGTGACGGTATCCACATAGATCCACAGAGCGATCGCCACCAGAATGGAACCGATGATCCGCAGCGCCTTACGGCTGGCATCATTCTTCTTCATCGTTCTGCGCCCCCTTTCTCCGGGTCCGAAGCAGTTCCCGCAGCGGGAAGCGGGCCTTGTCCGTCTCCTCCTGCTGGGGCATCAGCTCGTTATGCAGCAGCTGGGACAGGGTCTCCGCCTGCAGATGGCGCTTCAGCATCCCGCCGATAGCCACGGAGATAGATCCCGTCTCCTCTGAGACGATGACCACCACGGCATCGGAATTCTCGCTCATGCCGATGCCCGCCCGGTGGCGCATCCCCAGATCCCGGCTGAGGTTCACATTCTTAGACAGGGGCAGCATACAGCCCGCCCCCAGGATCCGCCCGTTGCGGATGATGACGGCGCCGTCGTGCATGGGCGCCTTGACAAAAAAGATGTTCTTCAGCAGTTCACTGGAGACGGAGGCATCCAGCGTGGTACCGGAGCGCACCACGTCGTCCAGCAAGATCTTCCGCTCGAAGACGATCAGCACACCCGTGCGGGTGCGGGACATCTCCGTGCAAGCCAGCACCGTCTGGTCGATGGCCCGCTCCAGCTCCGGCAGCTCCTTCTCCGGTGCCAGCGTCCGCAGCAGACGGATGTTCTTGCTGCCCAGCTGCTCCAAGATCCGGCGAATCTCCGGCTGGAACACGATGATCAGGGCCAGCACGCCCCACTCCACCATGTGGCTGAGGATGTAATTCACCACCCGCAGGTTCAGCTTCGAGGACAGCCACAGCGCCGCCAGAAAGATGGCCACACCCTTCAGGATGTTGGCGGCCCGTGTACTCTTCACCAGCGACAGCAGCTTATATACCAGATACGCCACGATGGCCACGTCCAGCAGGTCCGCCAGACGGATCAGAGGCAGGTATCCTTTGATATTTTCCAATACAGACAGGATCTTTTCCATATTGCAGACCTTTCCCATTCGCATACCAATAGGTATTTCACATTATATAATTATTTTCGGAGAATTGCAATAAAAACGTAGGGGCGTGTCTGACATTTTCACGAATCGGCGGGATTGACGGGAAAAAAAGCCCCCTCCGGCCGGGGCCGGAGGGGGATAAGGAACAGGGATTTACTTTACAGGGAGCGGGAGCTTCAGCTCTGCTCCTCCCGGCGCAGGATCCGCTTCCACTGAGCCAACTTCTCCTGATTGGTGGTAACGTCGAAGGAGGCATCCTCCAGTGCCTCCATCAGCTCCCGGCAGGATTGGAAGCGCCTCACCGGGTCGGGCTGCACACACTTTTGGATCAAGTCACCCAACTGATGCGGGAAGCCGTCGATATGCATTGCATGGATGCAGCCTATCTCATAGGGCGGCACGCCGGGGTTACAGCCGGTCGCCAAATAATAGAGCGTGGCCCCCAGACCGTAGATATCTGTCCGGGCATCGGTCTGTCCCATACCGCCGAACTGCTCCGGGGCGGCATAGCCCCATGTACCCAGACAGACGGTATCCCCCGCTTTGCCGGGTTTATAGACACGCATCGTGCCGAAATCGATCAGTGCAAGACGGCCATCGGGCCGCAGCAGGATATTTCCCGGCTTCATGTCACGGTAGACATAATTTCTCTCATGCAGATAGCGCAGCACATCGCATAGCTGCCATGCCCAATCCACCACTTGGATCAGATCCTGAGTCCCTTCTCTGGCCATGACGCTCTCTAGTGTCTCGCCATCAAAATATTCCCGGACCACGCAGAGGGTCTCCTCATCCTCCAGAACCTCTACCAGCTTTGGAATGGCCGGGTGATCCAGCTGCCGGAGGAGGTCAGCTTCCTTCAGGAGCAGCTCACGGATGGCCTTTTGGGCGGGACGATCATCCTTTCGGCAAGGCTTCAGCACCACAAGCTTATCCGTACGGGAGCTTTTCGCCAAATAAACGTCCTTTACGCTCAACGGGGCAAGTGTCCGGATGATCTCATACTCCCCTATCCGCTTTTCCCCTGCAAAATCGCCCATTGGACTCGGCGGCGTTTCCTGCCGGGGAGGTGTGTACGACTCATTCCGCAGGTCAAATATGACCTTCTCAGTCCTTGCAAAAGCGATCTCATCATAGGCCGCAAGCTGATACTTCTTTCCCGGTATGAGCTTACGTCCGTTTATCCACGTACCATTGGTAGAAAAATTGTCTCGCACAAACCAAATTTCCTGCTCATAGAAAAAGGCCGCCTGCCTCCGTGCCACGGTCCGTGCGCTCAGGCGGACGTCACTGTCAGGCGCTCTGCCTACCGTTACCATCGGCTTTTTGATCCGCAGCTTTTCACCAGTGCTTGGGATCGTAAGGGGGAGTACATCGGAATACAGGACCACCGTGGTATCCGGCGGCAGCATCACATATTCCGAGTCATCCAGTATGGGTCGGCGCTCCTTCTGCGTCAACAGCTTCCAGTTTTTTACGGTCAGCAACTTTCCGCAGCATCTGCATACGTATCTGGTTTCATCGGTACCTTCTTCAAAAGCCATGTATTCATGCTGTCCATCCCTGCAATCGAGAATTGCATCGGCCTCTTTGCCCAGCATCTCACGCAAGACAAGCTTTGCGAGCCGCTCCATGCCGGTCCTGGTGGGATGAGAGCCGTCGATGGCATCATAGGGCAGGTGATAGGCATACAGATCGATGAGCCTGCCGCCCTCCAGCACTGCCGTGCGGCGGATGATATCGTTATATACCTCGATGGAGATACCGCCTACGCTCTCCGGAAACGCAAAGGCCGGATCGGTACTCATATAAGTGGAGCAGAGTGTGCAGCACCAGAGCTCGGCATCCGGATAATTGACCCGCAGCTTTTGCAGCATTCGCCGGTAGGCCGTCTCGAACACAGAATACCACTCGTCGGACACTCCGCTGTCCTCCATGGGCCGGACGGCGTTCGCCCAGTCATTGGTGCCGAGATAGACCAAAATCACATCCGGCCGGACACCCCGCATATGCAGATGGCTGGTCCGCTGATCGCTGCACCCGGAGGGGAACAGCTCATGCTGCCCCGGCAGCTTTGTCACCCGACTGCCGGACCAGGAGTCATTGACCAGCAGTTCACCGCCGAAGAAGTCGATGACCTGCCCCCACCATGTATCCGCCATGGTATAGACCCCCGTCTGGCTGCAGACGTCGCCTTTGTAGAAGACGCTGTGATCCGGCGGATTATAGTTTTCCAGTGTGCTGACAGAGTCTCCCAAGACGGAAAATTGTTTGCCTCGATAGAGGTTTGTCGTTTTCCACTGGGAAAGCTCCTCCTGCCGTATTTTCTCCGGGGTAGGCGCATCGTCCACCAGCCACATGGGGCCGGAAAAGCGGAGCTTGGCAGCCTCGGTAGAGAGACCGTCAAAGGCGAGCTGGAAGGCCATCAGGTTCGGACACGGCTTAAAGGGATCGTTGCCGTTGCTGCTTTTGATGGCAAAGACGATATCTGTGAAGCAGGTATCGTAGTGCTCCTCCAGCAGAACATCCCGAAAGGCCTGCGCCACGATCTCCGGCGGATTCTTGAAGGCTCCGCAGCCGAAGGCACCTAAGATCAGCACCCGAATGTCGTTATCTATGGCGGCATTGAAGATGTTGCGGATACGGGAACGGAACAGATCCCCCAGCACGGCGGAATTCGTATGCGGCAGCATGAATAGGATGGGTGCAGCGCAGGTGATCACATCCACACGAAACCACTGGTTCCGCTCCTTCAGGCTCAGATCCTCGTTTTTGAATACGGTCACACCCTTGGTGTAGATCAGGCGGTCGGAGTAGAGATACCGGCCGTGCTCATAGTGATACTGATAGAAGTCATCATATACGCCGGGTGTATTGGCCAGACACGGATAGAGATTGCTGCAGCGGCAGAGGCACTCCTCCTGCGCCGTGGCACCGTTTTTCACGCCACCGCCGGGGACCTCCGGATTGGCAAAGTTCAGCACAGCCACGCCGTATTGATTCCCGAAGCGGGCAGCCGCCGCAAAGGTGGTGGTATCCTCCACCGTGATGCGCCGCTCATACCGGGGCATGAGCGGCTGTTGGGCCCTGAAATCCTCACGGTAGACCTTGGTTCCCTCCATGGCCTGACGGGTAGCGTCCCGCAGTGCTCCGCTTTCGCAGCGGCGCAGCGTGTCCTCAAAGTGCTCGATCAAATTCTCTGGCATTTTTCTTCCTCCTTATCATCCGAAACCATCAAAGCCTCCGGCTGGGGCCGGAGGCTTTGATGTCGGCTTATGCCGGGTCAGGTCTTACTTCTCTTTGTCGTTCTTCTTTTTCTTGCCGGCGGCCAGAGCGATCACCACACCGGCGATCACTACCACAGCGGCAATGGAGCCGAAGAACAGCGGCTTATTGTTGTAGTAGCGCACGAACAGGTTCGTGGTGACGTAGAAGTTGGTGATCTCCTCCGTCTGCTCGTTGCCGGCGGCGTCGGTGCAGACGATCTTCACCTGATGCGCTCCGGTGGAATCGCCCGGAATATCGAAGGTGAACTCGCCCTGGTCCGCCACGATGGCGGCGATCTCTTCTGCTGTCCACGTCTTGTAGGCCTTGCTGTAATCGTCCAGATACACCACCACGGACTGAAGCAGCAGGTTATCTCCGGCGGACAGGCTCACCGTGAGGTTCTCCAGAGGATAGGTGGTATCGCTCTCCAGATTGGTCACGACCATGTTGGGCTTGGTCTTATCCACGCCGAAGCCGATCTCCTGCTTCTTGGTGTCCAGCGTGTTTTCCGCTATGTTGCCCGCAGCATCCTCGGAGTAGAAGGTCAGGCGATAGACGCCGTCATCGGCAAAGTTCTTGGCCAGCACGGTGTAGATGTACTCATACCACTGACCATTGCCGCCCCGCACCTCGATGCGGTAGTCCGTACCCTCCTGCAGGATGATGGTCTGATTGTTCTTGAAGAGCGTGATGCGGATGTTCTGGAGGGCGTCGGGGTTGGTCTCCGTCACCACCACATCCTGCGGCGTCTGGACGTAGGAGCCGTTGAGCTGCTCCGTGGCGGCGCTGAGGGCATAGGTGGAGCCGAAGCGGTTGACGGAGAACAAAATGGTCTTTTCCGTGGTGTTGCCCGCCTTATCCGTCAGGGTGGCCGCCAGCGTGTAGATATCGTCTACTTCCTTCTCCTTGGCGAAATTCTTGAAGGTAAAGACCTTGCCGTTGTGCTGGTCGGCATAGGAGCCGTCCAGCGCAACGCCCTTGCGCATGGCGCCGGTGAGGGTGATGCTCACCTGTGCATCATCGTAGTTGGTATCGGAATAGGACACTACCGGGATGATGTCGCCGTTGTTGGCGGAGCGGTCGGCTACGCCGGTGATCTCCAGCGTGGGAGCCGTCGTATCCACATAGAAGGTCTGCTCCGTGAAGTCGGCGGAGGTGTTGCCCGCCTTATCCGTCACGTCGATGTCGAAGGTGTACAGGCCGTCACGCTGATAGGCGATGGTGGCCGTATGGCGGTCGCCGCTGGAGGTCCAGCCGCTGACCGTGGGCAGGGCGATATCTGCGCCGTCGTCGGTGGCCCGGAGGGTGATGTTCACCCGGCTGGCGTCGAAGTTGTGCTCCGTGACAACAACGGTGGCCGTGCGGTTTGCGTTGTAGTAGTTTCCGTTCAAGGCGGAGTTGTTGTCATAGGTGACGCTGATGGTGGGGCGGGTCTTATCGATGGTGAAGGCCGTCGGAGCGACGGTACCGTCGGCATAGTGCACCGGCTCGTTGGGGTTGCCCGCCTTATCCGTCACGTCGATGTCGAAGGTGTAGTCCCCCTCGGCGGTGTATTCGATGGTGGCCGTATGGAGGTCGCCGCTGGAGGTCCAGCCGCTGACCGTGGGCAACGCAATATCTGCGCCGTCATTGGTGGCCCGGAGGGTGATGTTCACCAGGCTGTCGTCGAAGTTGCGCTCTTTCACCGTGACGTTGGCCCGGCGGCTCTCCCGGAAGAAGGTGCCGCTGTCCGCCGCATTGTTGTCATATTCGATATTGATGATAGGCTTCGTGATATCGATCTTGATGGAATACTCCATGGACGTGACATTGCCTGCGTTGTCCTCGGCGGTCAGCAGGATGTGGACATCGTTGCTGTTGTTCTTCTTTGCATCCACAGTAAAGCGCATTTTCTCCTTGGACTGGCAGGGGGGGACTTTGCCGTCCCAGCTATAGAGCACGCCCCGCTGGGTCACATCTTCCTCGTTATAGACCGTCCCGTTATAGACCGTATAGGTCACCTGCTTCAGGCCGGAATACACGCCGTTTTCCACGGGATCGTTTGCCGACACCACCACCGGCACATCGCCGTTATAAATCTTGTTGTTGGTCAGGCCGGACTCCTTTACGATTTCCGGGGCCGTAAACTCCTCGTGAGGTCTCTCGTTGTCCACCACCAGACCGTTGGTGCTGAGGTAGGTGACATGGCCGGCCATATCCGTGATCTTCAGATAGACCACAAGCTGCTGGTTGGGTGTAAATTCCGTGGTTTTGCCTATATCGGTCCACTTCTGCTGCGCCAGCTCCTTGACTGTCAGCGCCTTCTTCCCTTCACTGTCGGTCTGGAATTTCTGGACAAAGTATTCCTTGCTCTTGATGGGAGAGGTCTCGTCCCATTCGTTATGGGTAATGACGATCTTATCATTGGCCCAAACGCCAAAGGTCAGGTTCTCGCTGCCGATCAGCGCTGTCCATACAGGGGAAGAAGTGGGGTCCTTTCCTCCCACCACATAGGTGTTGGCGGTGATGGTACCGGTGGGGGCTTTCGTATCCACGGTGAAGCAGTAGGGGGTCTCACCAATGGTGGTGGCGTTTACGCTCTTCTTCTGGTCCTTGTCAGCAAGGGCGGACAGACCGGCCTTGTTGGTGTAGGAGATGGACCAGATGTAATTGGCATCCTCAGAGAAGGTCACTTCACAGAAAGCTTTATCCGGGTCAGGAAGCTTCGTCTCCGGGTCAACAGCATTACTCCAATCGGTAATCTTGACCTTGCTGCGCACGTCGTTGCCCACTGTATCCTTGATATCGAACGTGACCGCATCGAGATCCAGTGTGCTGGCTCTGTCGGTGATGGTCACAGTGGCGGTGCGGGCAGCTTTGTAGTAGCCACGCTCAGTGCCGTTCTCCTCCACCACATTGACAGGTTTTTCCTTGACAGGTTTTCCCTTTCCGAACTCGATCTCGATGGTAGGAGACGTAGAGTTGATCTTCACTGCCTTCTCCTCTGGCTTGGACACATTGCCGGCCCGGTCAGTGACCTGCACATAGATCACAACGTTGTCGCTGTTGTTCTTCCCGGCATCCACGGTGAAGGAGAGCTCCTTCAGCTCCTGCAGGATATCGCCGCCCTTCGTGTAGGTATAGAGCATCTCCCGCTGGGTCTCGGTCCCCCTGCTCCGTCTCGGTGCGGTCCTTTACCACCCAATACTCCACGGACTGGATGCCGGAGTAGTCGTCCGGGTCGTTGATGCCATTCACCGTGGCGGTGAAGTTCTTGTTGTAGTAGCCGTTGGTGTTGGCCGCCTCGAGCGCCAGCCCCAGCTTGGGGGCCTTCTTATCCACGACGATCTTCAGGCCCTCCAGCTTCTTGTCTGCCAGCTGTGCCACACGGATCTCCGTCTCGCCGTAGAACACCCGGATGGCCTGAATGGTCTTGGTTTCCTGAATGGCCGCCGGCTGCGTAAAGGAGGCGGTCTTCGCATCGTAGCCGCCGGAGGTCGTTCCGTCGGCAAAAATCAGCTGGATGCCCTTGATCCCGGTCTCGCTGCCAGTCTCATCGGCGGCAGCAGAAAACTGGACCGCTGCATTGTTTGCAAAGACGAAGGTGGCGCCATCCCGGCGGATGGCATTGTCGGAGTTCCAAGTGATGCCATCCAGCGCAGTGAGGTCACTGGTGTTGATCTGGGGGCACGCCGTAAAGGTGACGGTCACCTTCGTATCCCGTTGGACTTCCGTCAGAAGTAGCTTATACGACTTCTCCGCCGCTCTTCTCACGTTGGCCTTCACATCGGCTTCGTCTACCGTGATGGTGTCGATGATATAGCCGTCCTTCGGCGTGATGGTGAGGTCGACGCTGCCGTTATAGTTCACCTTCTCCGGACCCTCCACCTTCACCTCGCCTTGCTCGCCGGAGATCACCGTGATGGTCTGCAGCGTGGGAGCAAAGGTGATCTTGATGGTGTGGGGCGCAGTAATGTTCTTGATATCCCGTGTGAAGGGAGTATCCTTTACATATCGATTGTCATCAAAGCTTTCCGCTTTGCCGTCGATCTCCACCTCGCTGACACGGTAGTTTTCGTTGGGAGTGGCCTTTATCGTCAGGGTGCCGCCCTGCTTCACGAGGACTGCTTCCACCTCGCCGCCCTGCGCTGCGGGGTCGGTTTCCACCGTTCCGTGCTGGCTGTCGTAGGTGACGGTAACGGTGTACACTCTTATGAACTTCACGGCGATCGTCGTGTCCTTATCCACCGTCAGCTTCTTTGTAAAGCTGGCAGTATCTGCAATATCCTCCTGCGTACCGTCGATGGCGATGGATTCGATCTGATAGTCATCGTCCGCCGCAACAGACAGCTCGACCTCAGTCCCCTCTTTGTAGGTCTTTTCCGTGACCGCTTCGCCGTCCAGCAGCACATTGCCGCCCTTGTCGGCGGTGACAGTGACGGTGTACTCCTGCACGAAGGTCACGCTGACGGTGATATCCTCGTCGGCGGTCAGCGTCTCCTGAAACGTCTCGCCCTTCTTCACTGTCCGGGGCTCACCCTTCACCGTAAGCTCCTGAATATAGGCGCCCTTGGCCGGGATCAGCTCCAGCTTCACATCGCCGCCCTTCTCCACGGTGGACGTCTCCGTCTCCTGATCGTTGATCCGGACTAATCCGTTGCCGGTCTTGGTGACCGTCACATTCACGGTATCAGGGGTCTTGACCGTCAGCTTCACATCCACATTGCCGGTCACATCCGTGACAGCGACACGGTCGAAAACGGTGTCATAACCCTCCGCCGATACGGTATAGGCCAATGTGACCGCCTTGCCGTCTGCGATGTCCTGTGCATAGTCGGTCATCTCCTGAATGACCGCCTCGCCGTCGGTGGTGGTCACGGTGTTCCTGGCACCTTCCGTGCCATCCACCTCGATGGTATAATCCACCGATGCGCCGTCCAGCTTGGCATCCTCGTCGCCGCCTGTCACGCAGATGGTAAAGGCATCCGCATGGGTCGCCGTGCTTGCAAACGCAGAGACCGGCACAAGACTGACGGTCATGAGGAAGGCAAGGACGGCAGACAGAATGCGTTTTTTCATTCTAACTTCGTTCATCTCTCACTGCTCCTTACTGTTGAGGTGTTTCTTGGTGTCTTATTTTGTCATCCGCTAGACGGATGATAAAAACTACTCGATGATCTCAGAGCTGGCGCTAAAGCCCATCTCCACATCCGTATGGAATGCGCGCTTCTCCTCCGACTTCGGGGCGGCAGGCTCTCGCTCCGCTTCCGACAGGACCGTTGTGGCGCCCACCTCCTCCGGCTGCTGCAGAACCGTCGTCTCCGCCGCAGTCTCGGTGAGCACGGTGGTAGCCTCTGCCGCCGCTGTCAGCTCCATGGTGGAGAGTTTCTCCGTACCCGGAGAGCCGCCCATTCCCGCCATTTGTGGCTCCAGTCTGCCGGAGGGCGATATCTTCGCCGTGAGCTTGCCACGGGCAGCATTTACGGGGCTGGGCTTATATGCCTTATTGCCGCTGGCCTCGTTCTGGGCCCGGATATCCCGGATGGCCTTGCGGGCCGTAGCTCCTGTTACGTCACCGATGACGCTGCGGATATCCAGCAGGAAGAAAATCGCAATGGCCGCCAGTAGGAAAATACCCGCCAACACATAGGCCACCGTCGAGAGCATTTGCAGCGTTTCAACCGTCATGCCTGCTCCCCTCCCTTCGTGGCATATGCCGTCTCAACGGCCTTTTTCGTATCCGCCAGCAGCGAAACGGTGGCCTCCTTCTTATGCTCCGTGGTGTCGGCAGTGGCAGAGATGCCTGTCACCGTTCGCTCCACCTGATCATACATCTGCATCATATCCGCCTGGCTGATGCCGTCACCCTTAAACTTGGTGGCATACTGCTGGAGCGCACTGCGGGAGAGCTCCAGCAGCTCCAGCCGCACGATCTCGCTCTCATTTTCATCGGTGGCCACCGTATCCAGCAGCTCACGAATGTTGTCAAAGAAGGGCTTATACTTTCCCTTATCGCTGGCCTCGGTGATATCGGTGGTGATATCCCGGTAGAACGAGCCGATGTTCACATAGACCCTCGCCATATTCAGGTTTGCATAGCCCTCCGGGGCGTTGTCCAGCACGTCCTGGAACCACTCCACGGCGCTCTTGGCCCGTGTGACCTGATTGTCAGTCCCGTCGCCGTAATCGTAATAATACCAGTAGAGCTTTCCGGTCTCGAAGCAGATCTCCGTATAGTTGGCGGGATCCGCCTGCAGCGCCGCTTTGTTGCTCTTGA
The genomic region above belongs to Vescimonas coprocola and contains:
- a CDS encoding TIGR02452 family protein → MPENLIEHFEDTLRRCESGALRDATRQAMEGTKVYREDFRAQQPLMPRYERRITVEDTTTFAAAARFGNQYGVAVLNFANPEVPGGGVKNGATAQEECLCRCSNLYPCLANTPGVYDDFYQYHYEHGRYLYSDRLIYTKGVTVFKNEDLSLKERNQWFRVDVITCAAPILFMLPHTNSAVLGDLFRSRIRNIFNAAIDNDIRVLILGAFGCGAFKNPPEIVAQAFRDVLLEEHYDTCFTDIVFAIKSSNGNDPFKPCPNLMAFQLAFDGLSTEAAKLRFSGPMWLVDDAPTPEKIRQEELSQWKTTNLYRGKQFSVLGDSVSTLENYNPPDHSVFYKGDVCSQTGVYTMADTWWGQVIDFFGGELLVNDSWSGSRVTKLPGQHELFPSGCSDQRTSHLHMRGVRPDVILVYLGTNDWANAVRPMEDSGVSDEWYSVFETAYRRMLQKLRVNYPDAELWCCTLCSTYMSTDPAFAFPESVGGISIEVYNDIIRRTAVLEGGRLIDLYAYHLPYDAIDGSHPTRTGMERLAKLVLREMLGKEADAILDCRDGQHEYMAFEEGTDETRYVCRCCGKLLTVKNWKLLTQKERRPILDDSEYVMLPPDTTVVLYSDVLPLTIPSTGEKLRIKKPMVTVGRAPDSDVRLSARTVARRQAAFFYEQEIWFVRDNFSTNGTWINGRKLIPGKKYQLAAYDEIAFARTEKVIFDLRNESYTPPRQETPPSPMGDFAGEKRIGEYEIIRTLAPLSVKDVYLAKSSRTDKLVVLKPCRKDDRPAQKAIRELLLKEADLLRQLDHPAIPKLVEVLEDEETLCVVREYFDGETLESVMAREGTQDLIQVVDWAWQLCDVLRYLHERNYVYRDMKPGNILLRPDGRLALIDFGTMRVYKPGKAGDTVCLGTWGYAAPEQFGGMGQTDARTDIYGLGATLYYLATGCNPGVPPYEIGCIHAMHIDGFPHQLGDLIQKCVQPDPVRRFQSCRELMEALEDASFDVTTNQEKLAQWKRILRREEQS
- a CDS encoding Ig-like domain repeat protein, giving the protein MLYTYTKGGDILQELKELSFTVDAGKNNSDNVVIYVQVTDRAGNVSKPEEKAVKINSTSPTIEIEFGKGKPVKEKPVNVVEENGTERGYYKAARTATVTITDRASTLDLDAVTFDIKDTVGNDVRSKVKITDWSNAVDPETKLPDPDKAFCEVTFSEDANYIWSISYTNKAGLSALADKDQKKSVNATTIGETPYCFTVDTKAPTGTITANTYVVGGKDPTSSPVWTALIGSENLTFGVWANDKIVITHNEWDETSPIKSKEYFVQKFQTDSEGKKALTVKELAQQKWTDIGKTTEFTPNQQLVVYLKITDMAGHVTYLSTNGLVVDNERPHEEFTAPEIVKESGLTNNKIYNGDVPVVVSANDPVENGVYSGLKQVTYTVYNGTVYNEEDVTQRGVLYSWDGKVPPCQSKEKMRFTVDAKKNNSNDVHILLTAEDNAGNVTSMEYSIKIDITKPIINIEYDNNAADSGTFFRESRRANVTVKERNFDDSLVNITLRATNDGADIALPTVSGWTSSGDLHTATIEYTAEGDYTFDIDVTDKAGNPNEPVHYADGTVAPTAFTIDKTRPTISVTYDNNSALNGNYYNANRTATVVVTEHNFDASRVNITLRATDDGADIALPTVSGWTSSGDRHTATIAYQRDGLYTFDIDVTDKAGNTSADFTEQTFYVDTTAPTLEITGVADRSANNGDIIPVVSYSDTNYDDAQVSITLTGAMRKGVALDGSYADQHNGKVFTFKNFAKEKEVDDIYTLAATLTDKAGNTTEKTILFSVNRFGSTYALSAATEQLNGSYVQTPQDVVVTETNPDALQNIRITLFKNNQTIILQEGTDYRIEVRGGNGQWYEYIYTVLAKNFADDGVYRLTFYSEDAAGNIAENTLDTKKQEIGFGVDKTKPNMVVTNLESDTTYPLENLTVSLSAGDNLLLQSVVVYLDDYSKAYKTWTAEEIAAIVADQGEFTFDIPGDSTGAHQVKIVCTDAAGNEQTEEITNFYVTTNLFVRYYNNKPLFFGSIAAVVVIAGVVIALAAGKKKKNDKEK
- the cdaA gene encoding diadenylate cyclase CdaA, which translates into the protein MEKILSVLENIKGYLPLIRLADLLDVAIVAYLVYKLLSLVKSTRAANILKGVAIFLAALWLSSKLNLRVVNYILSHMVEWGVLALIIVFQPEIRRILEQLGSKNIRLLRTLAPEKELPELERAIDQTVLACTEMSRTRTGVLIVFERKILLDDVVRSGTTLDASVSSELLKNIFFVKAPMHDGAVIIRNGRILGAGCMLPLSKNVNLSRDLGMRHRAGIGMSENSDAVVVIVSEETGSISVAIGGMLKRHLQAETLSQLLHNELMPQQEETDKARFPLRELLRTRRKGAQNDEEE
- a CDS encoding InlB B-repeat-containing protein → MNEVRMKKRILSAVLAFLMTVSLVPVSAFASTATHADAFTICVTGGDEDAKLDGASVDYTIEVDGTEGARNTVTTTDGEAVIQEMTDYAQDIADGKAVTLAYTVSAEGYDTVFDRVAVTDVTGNVDVKLTVKTPDTVNVTVTKTGNGLVRINDQETETSTVEKGGDVKLELIPAKGAYIQELTVKGEPRTVKKGETFQETLTADEDITVSVTFVQEYTVTVTADKGGNVLLDGEAVTEKTYKEGTEVELSVAADDDYQIESIAIDGTQEDIADTASFTKKLTVDKDTTIAVKFIRVYTVTVTYDSQHGTVETDPAAQGGEVEAVLVKQGGTLTIKATPNENYRVSEVEIDGKAESFDDNRYVKDTPFTRDIKNITAPHTIKITFAPTLQTITVISGEQGEVKVEGPEKVNYNGSVDLTITPKDGYIIDTITVDEADVKANVRRAAEKSYKLLLTEVQRDTKVTVTFTACPQINTSDLTALDGITWNSDNAIRRDGATFVFANNAAVQFSAAADETGSETGIKGIQLIFADGTTSGGYDAKTASFTQPAAIQETKTIQAIRVFYGETEIRVAQLADKKLEGLKIVVDKKAPKLGLALEAANTNGYYNKNFTATVNGINDPDDYSGIQSVEYWVVKDRTETEQGDRDPAGDALYLHEGRRYPAGAEGALLHRGCREEQQRQRCDLCAGH